The Desulfosoma sp. sequence ACTCAATGACATTCAGGCCCAAGTGCTTGAAGTGGTCTTTCATCTTGCCGATCAGGAAGGCCTGCTTCTTCTGGATCTGGATGATCTGAGAGCCCTGCTCGCGTTTGTCGCCGAAAACCGAAAAGAGATTTCCCAGCACTACGGCCTTGTCAGCGCTCAGTCACTGGCTGCTATTCAGAGGGCCTTGCTGCCTTTGGAACGGGAAGGCGGTACCCTCTTTTTCGGTGAGCCCGCTCTGGATCTTAGTGACCTTTTGCGTACGGACCTCAGTGGTCGGGGTGTGATTCACGTTCTCAACGCCGATCAACTGGTTTTGAAACCTCGCCTGTATTCCAGCTTTTTGCTGTGGCTGCTGTCCGAGCTGTTTGAAAATTTACCGGAAGTGGGCGATGTGGAGAAGCCGAGGTTGGTCTTTTTCTTTGATGAAGCGCACTTGTTGTTTGACGATGCTTCGCCTGCACTGCGCCGTCGTGTGGAACAGGTGGTGCGCCTTATTCGTTCCAAGGGGGTGGGTGTGTACTTCTGCTCCCAGTTTCCTGACGACATTCCCGGAGAGATTCTCGGTCAGATGGGGAATCGTATCCAGCATGCCCTGCGCGCTTTGACTCCTCGGGATCAGAAAGCCGTAAAAACGGCCGCGGAAACCTTTGTGCCCAACCCGAAGATCAACGTCGTGGACGCCATTTCCCAGTTGGAAGTTGGAGAGGCTCTGGTATCCACACTTCAGGAAAAGGGTGTTCCCATGCCCGTGGAACGCACCTTGATCTGTCCGCCACGGTGCCGTATCGGGGCCATCACGCCGGAAGAACGGGCGTTGGTGCGGGCACGCAGTCCGCTGGGAACGAAATATGACACGCCTTTGAATCGGGATTCGGCCTATGAGATGTTGAGCCGTCGTGCTGGCGTCTTGAAACCTGAGGTTGAGTCATCAGAAGGTTCGGAAAGACGTTCGAGTTCCGAGAGGGGAGGCGGGCTGGGCGAAGTGCTTTGGGGCACCAAACGCCGCCAGGGCCTTGTGGAAACCATCGCCAAACAGGCAGCCCGTACGATCGGCAGCGAGATTGGGCGTCGTATTTTCCGAGGCGTTCTCGGAGGCATTCTCGGCGGTTCCCGCCGCAGCCAGCTGTTTTGAAGACGGCTTCTGAAGCCTTCTTTTCGGTCAAGGGGTGCGGGAACCAATTGAGGGTCGGCGGATCAAGAGGACCTTGGTCTGGCTATTTTTCCTTTGCCTGTTCGATTTCTCGATGCATTTTCCTTAATCCGTGAGATTGAGTTTATACGTAAAAGTATCATGTCGCATGTGTCATATTGACTTTACTTCGCTTTTGTCCTCTAGCGTCTCCTGTCGCACTTTCATCCGGCAGGTGCTCTCATGAAAAGAATCGAGATTGAACAATCTTCGAAGAGCTTCTCCAGAGGGCACTCGGGCCTGGTTCTTGTGGGCCATTGGATCAACAGCAGCACGGAGCTTTGCCAACGAATGGAAAAGGAAGTTCCGCGACGGCTGGCGATCTCTCATGCGAATGGGGTCAAGACCTCTGTGGGGATTTTGTTTATGGGAAACAGCGACTTTGAAGCCGCAGAGGGGTGGTCGGGCGATGACTGGTTCAAAGAGGCGCTGGACATCCAAAAGGTCCCTTTTCAGGAACCCTTGCGACAGCGCTTCGACAAGCACGCGAGAGTTTTCGAGCGTCTTGCCGGGGCCGCGAGCGTTGAACTGCTTGAGAGGACCCAGGTCACCGTAATGGCTCTTTCCACAGGGGATGTGGCTTTGGACCTGGATGTTTTTTGCCTGGACAATTCCGACACAAAGAAAGAAGGGGTGTCGCGGACGGACCGGAACGATGAGGGGTATGCTCCCATTGCGGCCTACCTCGGCCGAAAGCGATGGTGTCTGGGCATGAAGCTTCGCCCGGGGTCTCAGCATTCCCAGAACGGATTTGTGGGATTTTTGCGCAAGATGCTGGGGCATGGCCGCAAGGTTACCCGAAGGTCCCTGCTGGTGCGAACGGACTCGGCTCACGATGCTGGGGAAACGCTTGTGGAGCTTAGCCGACACCCTAAGGTGAACTTCATCATCCAATGGAATCCACGCGGGGCGGACCGCCTTTCTTGGCGTGATCGGGCCTTCAGGGAGGGCCGTGTGACGGAGCCCCGGCCCGGCAAGAAAGTGGCGATCCTCAGCACATGGGTGACACGACACTATGGAGGGGAAAGCTATCGGTTTCGCCTGGTGATCCGGGTCACCGAGCGAATATCGGATGCCAAGGGACAAATGCTGATCCAGCCCGATATCACGCTGGAGGGTTGGTGGACGTCTCTTTCCATCGATGAGGATCAAGTGATTCGGTTGTACGAAAAGCGGGGTCTGAGTGAACAGTTTCACAGTGAGATCAAGTCCGATCTGGACTTGGAGCGATTGCCCTCTGGAAAGTTTGCGACCAATGCTTTGGTGTTGACCCTGGGCGGACTGGCTTACAACATCTTGCGCATCCTGGGGCAAAACGGGCTCTTGGGCCGTTTTTCGCCAGCTCGAATCGGGCCAAACGGCGTCGCATCAAGACCGTGATCCAGGAACTGATCTATCTGGCAGGGCGCGTGATCCGAAGCGGTCGTCGGCTGAAGCTCCAGTTTGGTCGGCATTGTCCCGCCTTTCAAGCGCTTCGGAATGTCTTTCTCAATTTTCGCCCAGGGCAAGACAATAACAAGTCTCTGCAAGTCCATGACTCAATGACTTAATGACTCAATGACTCAATGACTCAATGACTCAATGACTTAATGACTTAATGACTTAATGACTTAATGACTCATTTTTGCCCTGAATAAGGCAAGAGGGAGTGGTTGCAAGAGCATGAAGCTATCTAATGTTCACATTGAACGGAGATGAAGTACACCAGAGAACAGCTGAATGATCACAGTGATGACCACTTTTCTGCCGCTCGAGAGTCGATGATTCGGGCAACCGGCTGAAATAGGGCATCGTCGACTGCTCAAAACGGGGTCACCATGCCAGCAACTCAGCTCGCTCCAAGACACCTTACGGATTCAGGAGATAGAAAATGATAACGACAAGACGGTTTGAGATGCCCAGTACAACATATGGTTATCTGGAATGGGATCCGGGGCCGTGTTAAAAAGAAAATCGTCGCAGCGTTGTATTGACCACACGGAGGACATGCCAGTATGAAGAAACTTAGCGGCATGCAGCGCACGTTTGCTTGCCAGTATGCCCAAGTCCAAGAAGAGGCTCCTTGGAAGGACTGAAAAAAATGGCAGCAGAGTACCGCATAGCCGCTGAGCAGGGGTCGTTCACACGAGTGTGAATACCTAACGAGAGTGTCCATGTACGTCCTGACGAGTCGTCAAGAACAACGTAGCCAAAGGAAACGATATGTCCGCTTCAGCTAAAAACATTGTCGAACTCTGTGCCGTTGCTTCAGATAGCACCACATCGCGGCGAATGCTCGCCTCTTCGGCAAAGATCGCTGAAATTTCATCGGTTGTGGAAGCTTATGATCTGAAAAGCCTGTGGCAACGCCTAACGGTAAGTCATGACTCCCTACCGGATATTTGCGTCCTCTACAGGGACGATAGTCACGTCATCGAGCTGCTGGGACGCATACGGAGTACCCCAACGCTGGAAACGTTGCCCGTGATCATAGTAACGCCTCAGGCTACAGCAGAAGATGTCATGCATGCCATGGAACGTGATGCCGACGACTACCTGGTTACACCCCTTGTGCCACAACAACTCCGTGAAAGAGCCCATGGAATTCTCGCCAGGCGTAGAAACCCATCCCCCTTTGAAGCGGCACTCCTTCGTGGCAAAAAATATATTCGTAGCGGGGAGTTCGAAAAGGCCGGTGAAGCCTTTGATGAAGCGCTTCAGATCAAACCCACTTCGACCTCGGCGCTTTTCTATGCCGGTCTCGCTTTCGAGATGCAAGGCGACATCACGCAAGCCGAAGAGCTTTACAAGGAAGCAGTACAACACCGTTTGAACCTTCTTGCAAATCAAAGGCTCTGCGCTATCTATTTCAAGCAGAAAAGATACCAGGAAATGCAGCCGCTCATTGAAATACTGGCCAAATACGTTCCACTGCCGGCATCATGGTTGTGCCTTGCTGCAATCCACCACCTTCAAAGTG is a genomic window containing:
- a CDS encoding helicase HerA-like domain-containing protein, which produces MDRILLGKGDRPVHLLLKYANRHGFITGATGTGKTVSLLVLAEGFSRYGIPVFMADVKGDVAGLAMPGNFSEKIKRRVAEIGMEGYSPEANPVVFWDLYGKAGHPVRATVSEFGPTLLARVLELNDIQAQVLEVVFHLADQEGLLLLDLDDLRALLAFVAENRKEISQHYGLVSAQSLAAIQRALLPLEREGGTLFFGEPALDLSDLLRTDLSGRGVIHVLNADQLVLKPRLYSSFLLWLLSELFENLPEVGDVEKPRLVFFFDEAHLLFDDASPALRRRVEQVVRLIRSKGVGVYFCSQFPDDIPGEILGQMGNRIQHALRALTPRDQKAVKTAAETFVPNPKINVVDAISQLEVGEALVSTLQEKGVPMPVERTLICPPRCRIGAITPEERALVRARSPLGTKYDTPLNRDSAYEMLSRRAGVLKPEVESSEGSERRSSSERGGGLGEVLWGTKRRQGLVETIAKQAARTIGSEIGRRIFRGVLGGILGGSRRSQLF
- a CDS encoding tetratricopeptide repeat protein, which gives rise to MSASAKNIVELCAVASDSTTSRRMLASSAKIAEISSVVEAYDLKSLWQRLTVSHDSLPDICVLYRDDSHVIELLGRIRSTPTLETLPVIIVTPQATAEDVMHAMERDADDYLVTPLVPQQLRERAHGILARRRNPSPFEAALLRGKKYIRSGEFEKAGEAFDEALQIKPTSTSALFYAGLAFEMQGDITQAEELYKEAVQHRLNLLANQRLCAIYFKQKRYQEMQPLIEILAKYVPLPASWLCLAAIHHLQSGKAGEAAKKLRQAHRAWVADPKADSYTPLDHLIQAIQTSNANPEIISVCASVCIEFERNRKLVERLDFKERVVLGSLATQVQRYSEARFFLNKALDLAPNEEARKQIHAQLAKLYKTAGVDRLAREHARIVKEA